One genomic region from Bacillus aquiflavi encodes:
- a CDS encoding DUF1672 family protein, protein MKHKKKILTFSVGMSLLLGGCFNMDNTNHKTNKAKNEQTKETPEEKYAREHYVPVQEYTGQGYTLRNGEKTDKIAKAHRDEIDKAVKKFFLDNYKTEVIVHNVVGAVDGASVFVESVGEPHFYTYAIVPIDIDEEKKC, encoded by the coding sequence ATGAAACATAAAAAGAAAATTCTCACCTTCAGTGTTGGAATGTCATTATTACTAGGAGGTTGCTTTAATATGGATAACACGAATCATAAAACAAACAAAGCCAAAAATGAACAAACAAAAGAAACACCAGAGGAAAAATACGCAAGGGAGCATTACGTCCCAGTTCAAGAATATACAGGGCAAGGCTATACACTTCGCAATGGTGAAAAAACAGATAAAATTGCGAAAGCTCATCGTGATGAAATTGATAAAGCGGTAAAGAAATTCTTTCTTGACAACTATAAAACTGAAGTAATCGTTCATAACGTTGTCGGCGCAGTTGATGGAGCATCCGTTTTTGTCGAATCGGTCGGCGAACCGCACTTTTACACGTATGCCATTGTCCCGATTGATATTGATGAGGAAAAAAAGTGTTAA
- a CDS encoding DUF1672 family protein, translated as MLTNQVWCQEGQIEEAIMGGLYALVFEEELATLDRYLESVVDKYPVIGVREEANKNTGASGYMTPYYYLTIFGESFIPLYEMYLTNPKRPKEEWKNALNMSELDPKMYSVTIHLHMAKPNTEPDKNIFNQIVSDLENMEGLPPGSYSVFLHDNNVNKKNAIASKDNTLRRTDPNYIMKE; from the coding sequence GTGTTAACTAATCAAGTATGGTGCCAAGAAGGACAAATTGAGGAAGCTATTATGGGTGGGTTATATGCGTTAGTTTTTGAGGAGGAGCTTGCCACACTTGATCGTTATTTAGAATCAGTTGTTGATAAATATCCGGTTATTGGCGTACGAGAAGAAGCCAACAAAAATACAGGGGCAAGTGGTTATATGACACCTTATTATTATCTTACAATATTTGGTGAGTCATTTATTCCTCTTTATGAAATGTATCTTACAAATCCGAAAAGACCGAAAGAAGAGTGGAAAAATGCTTTAAATATGAGTGAGCTTGATCCAAAAATGTACAGTGTAACGATCCATCTACATATGGCTAAACCAAATACAGAGCCAGATAAAAACATTTTTAATCAAATCGTTTCAGATTTAGAAAATATGGAAGGTCTCCCTCCTGGATCGTACAGCGTATTTTTACATGATAATAACGTGAATAAAAAGAACGCAATAGCTTCAAAAGACAATACCCTTAGAAGAACAGATCCAAATTATATTATGAAAGAGTAG